The Magnolia sinica isolate HGM2019 chromosome 10, MsV1, whole genome shotgun sequence genome includes a window with the following:
- the LOC131258268 gene encoding uncharacterized protein LOC131258268 isoform X3 produces the protein MSPNSIAAGSLNEHLYEIATMKRTIPQDGRKISVGDCALFQGRDSQPFIGIIRWLTSGKEDSLKLGVNWLYRPADVTLGKGIVLEAAPNEVFYSFHRDAIPAATLLHPCKVAFLRKGVELPSGLSSFVCRRVYDIENHCLWWLTDQDYINERQEEVDQLLDKTRLEMHAAVQSGGRSPKPLNGPTSTAQQLKPGSESVQNSAALFPSQGNKGRKRVADQGSDPIKRERSSKTDDGDSSNFRLESMIKAEIAKITDKGGLINAEGVEKLVHLMQHDRAEKKIDMMGRIMLAEVVAATERFDCLDRFVQLRGVPVLDDWLQEAHKGKVGDGNSPKEGDKSVEELLLALLRALDKLPVNLHALQTCNVGKSVNHLRSHKNLDIQKKARSLVDTWKKRVEAEMKINEAKSGSSHQAVSWPGKPAGYSEVSHGGGNRRAGPYEVALKGYIMQTSASKTTGSIKLGQGDAVAKPTSASTAGSVKLTPTLPASAPLSSKDSYCKMVGSGSISDMPPATTLKEEKSSSSSQSQNNSQSCSSDHTRAVASAWKEDARSSTAGSISAKTSTTGASRTRRSSNGVLGSGVSVVQKESALGKPSTSNRNSTPDKTSQSGVTCERVLDMPPADHGNSHRLIVRLPNPGRSPARSASGGSFDEPPVIGSRASSPGDSEKQDHCDRRAKGKSDTCQAVGTTADVNTESWQSNDVKDGLAGSDEGDRSSAAVVDEERSRNTDEIVKPTDMSKASFQSSRNGKGDFSSINALIESCVKYSEASTSLSAGDDLGMNLLASVAAGEMLKSELVSPGGSPDRNPPAPDDSVTGNNTKSGREEVGAQAHGQPDGDPLKQGSNVEPFQVKDELLQISSTHVTVNTSGDSKSISSLSEHKPTNEQSELPPPSVDLHQTAEPCVKSDTKPDETAPSGCVSESTGLTCSEAPPVVAREGQEVERPNQRPKRRKASVGRNADYKPRLRSASLEQNKMVDHASDKVAHNSSTAPSKSVRGDVRAIDQTAPSIKESKQEAVEESPSCPALKTGSENVDRVHEGLAASVPTEQQPPTVVANHTEASDRSGEHASAPSGSGSAPCPESFDESTMAEKAEGMEKKSLLGPGASESIEQTAIAPPTVDERAAGNVDPVVLDHSSSDRVEENTERKEVVEHRPTGSAPQQESAAIPAEQCMKSTGPKLSSIEADEREESMSANAAGSDIASKLDFDLNEGFPVDEGNQSELGASSAAPGCSSAVHLPSPVSFSVSPMSSGLPASITVAAAARGPFVHDNLLRNKGEVGWKGSASTSAFRPAEPRRVLEMPLNTIDVPPPDTTACKQSRPALDIDLNVPDDRVNEDMASQSSVRETGSESRGPISNRDMARSDMFSSSPAPFRSTGLDLDLNRVDESADNGQFLASTSRRLEAPLLPARSSSSSGFPNGEMNALRDFDLNNGPSLDEGGAEAAPRNQHAKSSGLFLPPHVGSIRMNSTELGSLSQWFPPGTSYTIPSFLSDRGGDQPYPTMVATGAGQRILGSATGGTFGGDLYRGPVLSSSPAMTFSPANAFPYAGFPFSSANPFPLASTSFSGGPTPYMDSSSGGGQCFPTIPSQLIGPTGAVSSHYQRPYMMSIPEGTATTSSSGGGAESSRKWGRQGLDLNAGPGNADVEGRDERLLPSASRQLSVANPQALAEEQARIYQQQAAAAAAAAGGGVLKRKEPDGGGWDGDRFSSYKQPSWHQ, from the exons CCCAAATTCTATTGCTGCTGGGAGTCTCAATGAACATCTTTATGAGATTGCTACCATGAAGAGAACTATCCCTCAG GACGGACGCAAGATTAGTGTTGGCGACTGTGCACTTTTCCAGGGCAGAGATTCCCAACCTTTCATTGGAATAATCCGTTGGTTAACATCTGGCAAGGAAGATTCTCTTAAGTTAGGTGTGAATTGGCTTTATCGTCCCGCTGATGTAACACTTGGTAAAGGCATTGTGCTGGAAGCTGCACCGAACGAAGTCTTTTACTCATTTCACAGGGATGCGATACCTGCTGCAACTCTACTCCATCCGTGTAAAGTTGCATTTCTTCGTAAAGGTGTTGAACTTCCTTCAGGGCTATCCTCATTTGTGTGTAGGAGAGTGTATGACATCGAAAACCATTGTTTATGGTGGTTAACTGATCAGGACTACATCAAT GAGCGACAGGAGGAAGTAGATCAGCTATTAGACAAAACACGACTAGAAATGCATGCAGCAGTGCAATCAGGAGGTCGTTCTCCAAAACCATTGAATGGTCCAACATCAACAGCACAGCAGCTAAAGCCTGGTTCTGAAAGCGTACAGAACAGTGCGGCCTTGTTTCCTTCTCAGGGTAATAAGGGTAGAAAGAGGGTGGCTGATCAGGGCTCAGATCCCATTAAGCGAGAGCGTTCTTCAAAAACTGATGATGGTGATTCTAGTAATTTTAGACTTGAAAGCATGATTAAAGCTGAAATTGCCAAAATAACAGACAAAGGAGGGCTTATAAACGCTGAAGGGGTTGAGAAACTGGTGCATCTCATGCAACATGATAGAGCTGAGAAGAAGATAGATATGATGGGCCGAATAATGCTGGCAGAAGTGGTTGCAGCCACAGAAAGGTTTGATTGCCTTGACCGGTTTGTGCAGCTCAGGGGAGTGCCTGTCTTGGATGATTGGCTCCAGGAGGCACACAAAGGGAAGGTTGGTGATGGTAATAGCCCCAAGGAAGGTGACAAATCTGTTGAGGAACTTCTCCTGGCTCTCCTTCGTGCACTAGATAAATTGCCTGTAAATCTTCATGCCCTGCAGACTTGTAACGTTGGTAAGTCTGTTAATCATTTGCGCAGTCATAAAAACTTGGATATCCAGAAGAAAGCCAGGAGTTTAGTTGATACATGGAAGAAACGAGTTGAAGCAGAAATGAAGATCAATGAGGCGAAGTCTGGATCTAGCCACCAGGCTGTCTCATGGCCTGGCAAGCCAGCAGGCTATTCCGAAGTTTCTCATGGTGGAGGAAACCGGCGTGCAGGGCCCTATGAGGTTGCCTTGAAAGGCTACATCATGCAGACTTCTGCATCCAAAACGACAGGATCTATTAAGCTTGGCCAAGGAGATGCTGTTGCCAAGCCCACATCAGCATCCACTGCCGGGTCTGTGAAATTGACACCGACATTGCCTGCATCGGCGCCGCTCAGCTCGAAGGATTCATACTGCAAAATGGTTGGCAGCGGCAGCATCTCAGATATGCCACCGGCAACGACGTTAAAGGAGGAGAAGAGCAGCAGTTCCAGTCAGTCTCAGAACAATAGTCAGTCTTGCTCCAGTGATCATACCAGAGCTGTGGCTTCTGCATGGAAAGAGGATGCGAGGAGCTCCACTGCTGGGTCTATCAGTGCCAAGACTTCTACTACAGGTGCATCTCGCACTCGTAGATCGAGCAATGGTGTTTTGGGCTCAGGAGTTTCTGTTGTTCAAAAGGAAAGCGCTTTGGGAAAACCTAGCACTTCAAACCGCAATAGCACACCCGACAAAACATCGCAGTCTGGTGTGACATGTGAGAGAGTGCTTGATATGCCCCCTGCAGATCATGGAAACAGCCACAGACTGATTGTTAGGCTTCCGAATCCTGGCCGTAGTCCTGCGCGAAGTGCTAGTGGAGGTTCTTTCGATGAACCTCCAGTCATAGGCAGCAGAGCTTCTTCTCCTGGAGATTCTGAGAAGCAGGATCACTGTGACCGAAGAGCAAAGGGAAAGAGTGATACTTGTCAGGCTGTGGGTACTACTGCAGATGTGAATACAGAGTCATGGCAGAGCAATGATGTGAAGGATGGATTGGCTGGGTCTGACGAGGGTGACAGATCATCCGCAGCTGTTGTTGATGAAGAACGCAGCAGGAATACTGATGAAATTGTGAAACCAACGGACATGTCTAAAGCTTCCTTCCAATCATCAAGAAATGGAAAAGGGGatttcagctccataaatgcatTGATCGAAAGCTGTGTTAAGTACTCTGAAGCCAGTACGTCTTTATCAGCTGGGGATGATCTTGGGATGAATCTACTTGCCAGTGTGGCTGCTGGGGAAATGTTAAAATCCGAACTGGTTTCTCCTGGTGGTTCTCCTGACAGAAATCCACCTGCACCTGACGACTCAGTCACAGGTAACAACACCAAATCAGGACGTGAAGAAGTCGGGGCTCAAGCTCATGGCCAGCCTGATGGTGATCCTTTGAAGCAGGGTAGCAATGTTGAACCTTTTCAGGTAAAGGACGAATTACTACAGATCAGCAGCACGCATGTAACGGTCAATACATCAGGGGATAGTAAAAGTATTTCATCCCTCTCTGAGCATAAACCAACAAACGAACAAAGCGAACTTCCTCCTCCCAGTGTGGATTTGCACCAAACTGCAGAGCCTTGTGTAAAGTCTGATACAAAACCAGATGAAACAGCACCCAGTGGATGTGTGTCTGAATCTACTGGCTTGACGTGTAGTGAAGCTCCTCCAGTAGTTGCTAGAGAGGGTCAGGAGGTTGAAAGGCCCAATCAACGTCCTAAAAGAAGGAAGGCAAGTGTTGGCAGGAATGCAGATTATAAACCAAGGCTAAGGAGTGCATCATTAGAACAAAATAAGATGGTTGATCATGCATCCGACAAGGTTGCACACAATAGTTCGACGGCACCATCCAAGTCTGTACGTGGGGATGTACGTGCTATTGATCAGACTGCTCCAAGTATAAAAGAATCCAAGCAAGAAGCAGTTGAAGAATCTCCGTCATGTCCAGCTTTGAAAACGGGTAGTGAGAATGTGGATCGAGTACACGAAGGCCTGGCTGCTTCTGTCCCGACTGAGCAGCAGCCGCCAACTGTTGTTGCAAATCATACTGAGGCTTCTGACAGAAGTGGTGAGCATGCTTCCGCCCCTTCTGGTTCTGGCAGTGCCCCTTGTCCTGAAAGTTTTGATGAATCTACTATGGCTGAGAAGGCTGAAGGCATGGAAAAGAAGAGTCTCTTGGGGCCAGGTGCCAGTGAATCAATAGAGCAGACAGCTATTGCCCCTCCAACTGTTGACGAGCGGGCTGCAGGAAATGTAGATCCAGTTGTTTTAGATCACAGCAGCAGTGACAGGGTTGAGGAAAATACAGAAAGGAAGGAGGTCGTGGAGCACCGCCCTACTGGTTCTGCTCCACAGCAGGAGTCAGCTGCTATTCCTGCTGAGCAATGCATGAAGTCTACAGGACCTAAGTTATCCAGTATTGAAGCAGACGAAAGAGAGGAAAGCATGTCGGCTAATGCTGCTGGATCTGATATAGCTTCAAAGCTTGACTTTGATTTGAATGAAGGGTTTCCAGTGGACGAAGGGAACCAGAGCGAGCTGGGTGCCTCTTCTGCTGCACCTGGATGCTCTTCTGCAGTTCATTTGCCGAGTCCAGTTTCTTTTTCTGTCTCTCCCATGTCTAGCGGCTTGCCTGCATCAATAACAGTGGCAGCTGCTGCGAGAGGGCCTTTTGTTCATGATAACCTATTGAGGAATAAAGGGgaggttggatggaaaggatCAGCTTCTACCAGTGCATTCCGACCAGCAGAACCTAGAAGGGTTCTAGAGATGCCACTTAACACTATTGATGTTCCACCACCTGATACCACTGCTTGTAAACAAAGCAGACCTGCTTTGGATATCGATCTGAATGTCCCTGATGATAGAGTTAATGAAGACATGGCTTCTCAGAGCTCTGTCCGGGAGACAGGTTCTGAGTCAAGGGGGCCAATTAGCAACCGTGACATGGCGCGCAGTGACATGTTCAGTTCTTCTCCTGCGCCCTTTCGCAGTACTGGACTGGATCTTGATTTGAATAGAGTCGATGAAAGTGCAGATAATGGGCAGTTTTTAGCAAGCACCAGTCGGAGGTTGGAAGCACCTCTGTTGCCAGCAAGGTCGTCATCATCCAGTGGATTCCCTAACGGCGAGATGAATGCCCTGAGGGATTTCGATTTGAACAATGGACCCAGCCTTGATGAAGGGGGTGCTGAAGCTGCACCACGCAATCAGCATGCCAAGAGCAGTGGGCTGTTCCTGCCACCGCATGTTGGTAGCATTAGAATGAATAGCACAGAATTGGGGAGCCTCTCACAGTGGTTCCCTCCAGGTACCTCATATACCATCCCATCGTTCTTGTCGGACAGAGGAGGAGATCAGCCTTATCCTACTATGGTTGCGACTGGTGCGGGTCAGAGGATTCTGGGATCAGCTACTGGTGGCACCTTTGGAGGTGATCTCTACCGAGGTCCAGTGCTCTCCTCCTCCCCTGCCATGACTTTCTCCCCTGCTAATGCTTTCCCATATGCTGGGTTCCCATTCTCCTCTGCTAATCCCTTTCCACTGGCCTCAACCTCCTTCTCTGGCGGGCCTACTCCATACATGGATTCTTCATCAGGAGGGGGTCAGTGCTTTCCAACCATTCCATCCCAGCTTATAGGACCCACCGGTGCTGTTTCATCCCATTATCAAAGGCCCTACATGATGAGTATTCCAGAGGGTACTGCTACCACTAGTAGTAGTGGCGGAGGAGCCGAAAGCAGTCGGAAGTGGGGCAGACAAGGTCTGGATCTCAATGCGGGTCCAGGAAATGCAGACGTGGAAGGGAGAGATGAAAGATTGTTGCCTTCAGCATCCAGGCAACTCTCAGTTGCCAATCCTCAGGCATTGGCAGAAGAACAGGCAAGGATATACCAACAACAGGCAGcagccgcagcagcagcagcgggaGGTGGGGTATTGAAGAGGAAGGAACCTGACGGAGGAGGGTGGGATGGCGATAGATTTAGTAGTTACAAACAACCCTCGTGGCACCAGTAG
- the LOC131258268 gene encoding uncharacterized protein LOC131258268 isoform X4 — protein sequence MKRTIPQDGRKISVGDCALFQGRDSQPFIGIIRWLTSGKEDSLKLGVNWLYRPADVTLGKGIVLEAAPNEVFYSFHRDAIPAATLLHPCKVAFLRKGVELPSGLSSFVCRRVYDIENHCLWWLTDQDYINERQEEVDQLLDKTRLEMHAAVQSGGRSPKPLNGPTSTAQQLKPGSESVQNSAALFPSQGNKGRKRVADQGSDPIKRERSSKTDDGDSSNFRLESMIKAEIAKITDKGGLINAEGVEKLVHLMQHDRAEKKIDMMGRIMLAEVVAATERFDCLDRFVQLRGVPVLDDWLQEAHKGKVGDGNSPKEGDKSVEELLLALLRALDKLPVNLHALQTCNVGKSVNHLRSHKNLDIQKKARSLVDTWKKRVEAEMKINEAKSGSSHQAVSWPGKPAGYSEVSHGGGNRRAGPYEVALKGYIMQTSASKTTGSIKLGQGDAVAKPTSASTAGSVKLTPTLPASAPLSSKDSYCKMVGSGSISDMPPATTLKEEKSSSSSQSQNNSQSCSSDHTRAVASAWKEDARSSTAGSISAKTSTTGASRTRRSSNGVLGSGVSVVQKESALGKPSTSNRNSTPDKTSQSGVTCERVLDMPPADHGNSHRLIVRLPNPGRSPARSASGGSFDEPPVIGSRASSPGDSEKQDHCDRRAKGKSDTCQAVGTTADVNTESWQSNDVKDGLAGSDEGDRSSAAVVDEERSRNTDEIVKPTDMSKASFQSSRNGKGDFSSINALIESCVKYSEASTSLSAGDDLGMNLLASVAAGEMLKSELVSPGGSPDRNPPAPDDSVTGNNTKSGREEVGAQAHGQPDGDPLKQGSNVEPFQVKDELLQISSTHVTVNTSGDSKSISSLSEHKPTNEQSELPPPSVDLHQTAEPCVKSDTKPDETAPSGCVSESTGLTCSEAPPVVAREGQEVERPNQRPKRRKASVGRNADYKPRLRSASLEQNKMVDHASDKVAHNSSTAPSKSVRGDVRAIDQTAPSIKESKQEAVEESPSCPALKTGSENVDRVHEGLAASVPTEQQPPTVVANHTEASDRSGEHASAPSGSGSAPCPESFDESTMAEKAEGMEKKSLLGPGASESIEQTAIAPPTVDERAAGNVDPVVLDHSSSDRVEENTERKEVVEHRPTGSAPQQESAAIPAEQCMKSTGPKLSSIEADEREESMSANAAGSDIASKLDFDLNEGFPVDEGNQSELGASSAAPGCSSAVHLPSPVSFSVSPMSSGLPASITVAAAARGPFVHDNLLRNKGEVGWKGSASTSAFRPAEPRRVLEMPLNTIDVPPPDTTACKQSRPALDIDLNVPDDRVNEDMASQSSVRETGSESRGPISNRDMARSDMFSSSPAPFRSTGLDLDLNRVDESADNGQFLASTSRRLEAPLLPARSSSSSGFPNGEMNALRDFDLNNGPSLDEGGAEAAPRNQHAKSSGLFLPPHVGSIRMNSTELGSLSQWFPPGTSYTIPSFLSDRGGDQPYPTMVATGAGQRILGSATGGTFGGDLYRGPVLSSSPAMTFSPANAFPYAGFPFSSANPFPLASTSFSGGPTPYMDSSSGGGQCFPTIPSQLIGPTGAVSSHYQRPYMMSIPEGTATTSSSGGGAESSRKWGRQGLDLNAGPGNADVEGRDERLLPSASRQLSVANPQALAEEQARIYQQQAAAAAAAAGGGVLKRKEPDGGGWDGDRFSSYKQPSWHQ from the exons ATGAAGAGAACTATCCCTCAG GACGGACGCAAGATTAGTGTTGGCGACTGTGCACTTTTCCAGGGCAGAGATTCCCAACCTTTCATTGGAATAATCCGTTGGTTAACATCTGGCAAGGAAGATTCTCTTAAGTTAGGTGTGAATTGGCTTTATCGTCCCGCTGATGTAACACTTGGTAAAGGCATTGTGCTGGAAGCTGCACCGAACGAAGTCTTTTACTCATTTCACAGGGATGCGATACCTGCTGCAACTCTACTCCATCCGTGTAAAGTTGCATTTCTTCGTAAAGGTGTTGAACTTCCTTCAGGGCTATCCTCATTTGTGTGTAGGAGAGTGTATGACATCGAAAACCATTGTTTATGGTGGTTAACTGATCAGGACTACATCAAT GAGCGACAGGAGGAAGTAGATCAGCTATTAGACAAAACACGACTAGAAATGCATGCAGCAGTGCAATCAGGAGGTCGTTCTCCAAAACCATTGAATGGTCCAACATCAACAGCACAGCAGCTAAAGCCTGGTTCTGAAAGCGTACAGAACAGTGCGGCCTTGTTTCCTTCTCAGGGTAATAAGGGTAGAAAGAGGGTGGCTGATCAGGGCTCAGATCCCATTAAGCGAGAGCGTTCTTCAAAAACTGATGATGGTGATTCTAGTAATTTTAGACTTGAAAGCATGATTAAAGCTGAAATTGCCAAAATAACAGACAAAGGAGGGCTTATAAACGCTGAAGGGGTTGAGAAACTGGTGCATCTCATGCAACATGATAGAGCTGAGAAGAAGATAGATATGATGGGCCGAATAATGCTGGCAGAAGTGGTTGCAGCCACAGAAAGGTTTGATTGCCTTGACCGGTTTGTGCAGCTCAGGGGAGTGCCTGTCTTGGATGATTGGCTCCAGGAGGCACACAAAGGGAAGGTTGGTGATGGTAATAGCCCCAAGGAAGGTGACAAATCTGTTGAGGAACTTCTCCTGGCTCTCCTTCGTGCACTAGATAAATTGCCTGTAAATCTTCATGCCCTGCAGACTTGTAACGTTGGTAAGTCTGTTAATCATTTGCGCAGTCATAAAAACTTGGATATCCAGAAGAAAGCCAGGAGTTTAGTTGATACATGGAAGAAACGAGTTGAAGCAGAAATGAAGATCAATGAGGCGAAGTCTGGATCTAGCCACCAGGCTGTCTCATGGCCTGGCAAGCCAGCAGGCTATTCCGAAGTTTCTCATGGTGGAGGAAACCGGCGTGCAGGGCCCTATGAGGTTGCCTTGAAAGGCTACATCATGCAGACTTCTGCATCCAAAACGACAGGATCTATTAAGCTTGGCCAAGGAGATGCTGTTGCCAAGCCCACATCAGCATCCACTGCCGGGTCTGTGAAATTGACACCGACATTGCCTGCATCGGCGCCGCTCAGCTCGAAGGATTCATACTGCAAAATGGTTGGCAGCGGCAGCATCTCAGATATGCCACCGGCAACGACGTTAAAGGAGGAGAAGAGCAGCAGTTCCAGTCAGTCTCAGAACAATAGTCAGTCTTGCTCCAGTGATCATACCAGAGCTGTGGCTTCTGCATGGAAAGAGGATGCGAGGAGCTCCACTGCTGGGTCTATCAGTGCCAAGACTTCTACTACAGGTGCATCTCGCACTCGTAGATCGAGCAATGGTGTTTTGGGCTCAGGAGTTTCTGTTGTTCAAAAGGAAAGCGCTTTGGGAAAACCTAGCACTTCAAACCGCAATAGCACACCCGACAAAACATCGCAGTCTGGTGTGACATGTGAGAGAGTGCTTGATATGCCCCCTGCAGATCATGGAAACAGCCACAGACTGATTGTTAGGCTTCCGAATCCTGGCCGTAGTCCTGCGCGAAGTGCTAGTGGAGGTTCTTTCGATGAACCTCCAGTCATAGGCAGCAGAGCTTCTTCTCCTGGAGATTCTGAGAAGCAGGATCACTGTGACCGAAGAGCAAAGGGAAAGAGTGATACTTGTCAGGCTGTGGGTACTACTGCAGATGTGAATACAGAGTCATGGCAGAGCAATGATGTGAAGGATGGATTGGCTGGGTCTGACGAGGGTGACAGATCATCCGCAGCTGTTGTTGATGAAGAACGCAGCAGGAATACTGATGAAATTGTGAAACCAACGGACATGTCTAAAGCTTCCTTCCAATCATCAAGAAATGGAAAAGGGGatttcagctccataaatgcatTGATCGAAAGCTGTGTTAAGTACTCTGAAGCCAGTACGTCTTTATCAGCTGGGGATGATCTTGGGATGAATCTACTTGCCAGTGTGGCTGCTGGGGAAATGTTAAAATCCGAACTGGTTTCTCCTGGTGGTTCTCCTGACAGAAATCCACCTGCACCTGACGACTCAGTCACAGGTAACAACACCAAATCAGGACGTGAAGAAGTCGGGGCTCAAGCTCATGGCCAGCCTGATGGTGATCCTTTGAAGCAGGGTAGCAATGTTGAACCTTTTCAGGTAAAGGACGAATTACTACAGATCAGCAGCACGCATGTAACGGTCAATACATCAGGGGATAGTAAAAGTATTTCATCCCTCTCTGAGCATAAACCAACAAACGAACAAAGCGAACTTCCTCCTCCCAGTGTGGATTTGCACCAAACTGCAGAGCCTTGTGTAAAGTCTGATACAAAACCAGATGAAACAGCACCCAGTGGATGTGTGTCTGAATCTACTGGCTTGACGTGTAGTGAAGCTCCTCCAGTAGTTGCTAGAGAGGGTCAGGAGGTTGAAAGGCCCAATCAACGTCCTAAAAGAAGGAAGGCAAGTGTTGGCAGGAATGCAGATTATAAACCAAGGCTAAGGAGTGCATCATTAGAACAAAATAAGATGGTTGATCATGCATCCGACAAGGTTGCACACAATAGTTCGACGGCACCATCCAAGTCTGTACGTGGGGATGTACGTGCTATTGATCAGACTGCTCCAAGTATAAAAGAATCCAAGCAAGAAGCAGTTGAAGAATCTCCGTCATGTCCAGCTTTGAAAACGGGTAGTGAGAATGTGGATCGAGTACACGAAGGCCTGGCTGCTTCTGTCCCGACTGAGCAGCAGCCGCCAACTGTTGTTGCAAATCATACTGAGGCTTCTGACAGAAGTGGTGAGCATGCTTCCGCCCCTTCTGGTTCTGGCAGTGCCCCTTGTCCTGAAAGTTTTGATGAATCTACTATGGCTGAGAAGGCTGAAGGCATGGAAAAGAAGAGTCTCTTGGGGCCAGGTGCCAGTGAATCAATAGAGCAGACAGCTATTGCCCCTCCAACTGTTGACGAGCGGGCTGCAGGAAATGTAGATCCAGTTGTTTTAGATCACAGCAGCAGTGACAGGGTTGAGGAAAATACAGAAAGGAAGGAGGTCGTGGAGCACCGCCCTACTGGTTCTGCTCCACAGCAGGAGTCAGCTGCTATTCCTGCTGAGCAATGCATGAAGTCTACAGGACCTAAGTTATCCAGTATTGAAGCAGACGAAAGAGAGGAAAGCATGTCGGCTAATGCTGCTGGATCTGATATAGCTTCAAAGCTTGACTTTGATTTGAATGAAGGGTTTCCAGTGGACGAAGGGAACCAGAGCGAGCTGGGTGCCTCTTCTGCTGCACCTGGATGCTCTTCTGCAGTTCATTTGCCGAGTCCAGTTTCTTTTTCTGTCTCTCCCATGTCTAGCGGCTTGCCTGCATCAATAACAGTGGCAGCTGCTGCGAGAGGGCCTTTTGTTCATGATAACCTATTGAGGAATAAAGGGgaggttggatggaaaggatCAGCTTCTACCAGTGCATTCCGACCAGCAGAACCTAGAAGGGTTCTAGAGATGCCACTTAACACTATTGATGTTCCACCACCTGATACCACTGCTTGTAAACAAAGCAGACCTGCTTTGGATATCGATCTGAATGTCCCTGATGATAGAGTTAATGAAGACATGGCTTCTCAGAGCTCTGTCCGGGAGACAGGTTCTGAGTCAAGGGGGCCAATTAGCAACCGTGACATGGCGCGCAGTGACATGTTCAGTTCTTCTCCTGCGCCCTTTCGCAGTACTGGACTGGATCTTGATTTGAATAGAGTCGATGAAAGTGCAGATAATGGGCAGTTTTTAGCAAGCACCAGTCGGAGGTTGGAAGCACCTCTGTTGCCAGCAAGGTCGTCATCATCCAGTGGATTCCCTAACGGCGAGATGAATGCCCTGAGGGATTTCGATTTGAACAATGGACCCAGCCTTGATGAAGGGGGTGCTGAAGCTGCACCACGCAATCAGCATGCCAAGAGCAGTGGGCTGTTCCTGCCACCGCATGTTGGTAGCATTAGAATGAATAGCACAGAATTGGGGAGCCTCTCACAGTGGTTCCCTCCAGGTACCTCATATACCATCCCATCGTTCTTGTCGGACAGAGGAGGAGATCAGCCTTATCCTACTATGGTTGCGACTGGTGCGGGTCAGAGGATTCTGGGATCAGCTACTGGTGGCACCTTTGGAGGTGATCTCTACCGAGGTCCAGTGCTCTCCTCCTCCCCTGCCATGACTTTCTCCCCTGCTAATGCTTTCCCATATGCTGGGTTCCCATTCTCCTCTGCTAATCCCTTTCCACTGGCCTCAACCTCCTTCTCTGGCGGGCCTACTCCATACATGGATTCTTCATCAGGAGGGGGTCAGTGCTTTCCAACCATTCCATCCCAGCTTATAGGACCCACCGGTGCTGTTTCATCCCATTATCAAAGGCCCTACATGATGAGTATTCCAGAGGGTACTGCTACCACTAGTAGTAGTGGCGGAGGAGCCGAAAGCAGTCGGAAGTGGGGCAGACAAGGTCTGGATCTCAATGCGGGTCCAGGAAATGCAGACGTGGAAGGGAGAGATGAAAGATTGTTGCCTTCAGCATCCAGGCAACTCTCAGTTGCCAATCCTCAGGCATTGGCAGAAGAACAGGCAAGGATATACCAACAACAGGCAGcagccgcagcagcagcagcgggaGGTGGGGTATTGAAGAGGAAGGAACCTGACGGAGGAGGGTGGGATGGCGATAGATTTAGTAGTTACAAACAACCCTCGTGGCACCAGTAG